A window of the Desulfobacterales bacterium genome harbors these coding sequences:
- a CDS encoding glucose 1-dehydrogenase: MRGLKGKNVLVTGGTSGIGQAIAVRFSEYGTNIAINYRKQPEEAAETEQQIQDCVNKVNQQGVRDALVQADVASPDQVAAMFATAVDSLGGIDVLINNAGIQISENSDAAKPENIAAVLDVNLKGAVYCAQEAIRHFLDTGKPGVIINISSVHQVIPKPRYLGYSMSKGGMQNLTRTLALEFADRGIRVNAVAPGATITPINRAWVDDPDKRDQVLSHIPMGRAGEADEMGAAAAFLASDDAAYITGQTLYVDGGLTLYPDFRSPWSSE, encoded by the coding sequence ATGCGGGGACTCAAAGGGAAAAACGTGCTGGTTACCGGCGGCACCTCGGGCATCGGACAGGCCATCGCCGTCCGGTTTTCGGAATACGGGACCAATATCGCCATTAATTACCGCAAGCAGCCGGAAGAAGCCGCCGAAACCGAACAGCAGATCCAAGACTGCGTCAACAAGGTTAATCAGCAGGGCGTCCGCGACGCGCTCGTCCAGGCGGATGTCGCCAGTCCGGACCAGGTGGCGGCCATGTTTGCCACTGCTGTTGACAGCCTGGGGGGCATTGATGTGCTGATCAACAATGCGGGCATTCAGATATCCGAAAACTCGGATGCGGCAAAGCCGGAAAACATCGCGGCGGTTCTGGATGTGAACCTCAAGGGTGCGGTTTACTGCGCACAGGAGGCCATCCGCCATTTTTTGGATACCGGCAAACCCGGCGTGATTATCAATATATCCAGTGTGCACCAGGTAATCCCCAAGCCCCGTTATCTCGGCTACTCAATGAGCAAGGGCGGGATGCAGAACCTGACGCGCACCCTGGCTCTTGAGTTTGCCGACCGCGGCATCCGGGTCAATGCGGTGGCCCCGGGCGCCACGATTACGCCCATCAACCGCGCTTGGGTGGATGATCCGGACAAGCGGGATCAGGTGCTCAGCCACATTCCCATGGGCCGGGCGGGTGAAGCTGATGAAATGGGGGCTGCGGCTGCCTTTCTGGCCTCGGATGACGCCGCCTATATCACCGGGCAGACCCTTTATGTGGACGGCGGGCTGACGCTTTACCCGGATTTTCGAAGTCCGTGGTCCTCTGAATAG
- a CDS encoding glycoside hydrolase 100 family protein, with amino-acid sequence MDTELFNKAWRILEDAVVAYDGKPVGTVAARDPAVSALNYDQVFTRDFAVSAIAFLLNGRADVVKNFLSIAVELQSREKQLDCFRAGEGLMPASFKVDTDASGKEHLIPDFGEKAIARVAPVDSGFWWLYILRVYVSATGDRELSSRPEFQRAIRLILELALTNRFDMFPTLFVPDGSFMIDRRMGVYGYPMDIQALFYMALRAARELLEADDAENEVYAEAVRERLGHLTYHIRNNYWMDFRQLSAMYRYAVEGYGADTVNQFNIYPDSIPDWLFEWLPAEAGYFAGNLGPGRMDFRFFTAGNLMAVISSLADSEKADAVMNLFQARWADLIGHMPVKVCYPAITGTHWEAVTGSDLKNISWSYHNGGAWPFLLWLLAAAGVKAGRAEDCRSALEIAEKRLEADEWPEYYDGRKSRLVGREARCYQTWTCAGYVAAFSILQSPEKLAPLAFETDSDVIGCAIRVGEQY; translated from the coding sequence ATGGATACGGAGCTTTTCAATAAGGCGTGGCGCATACTGGAAGATGCGGTCGTCGCCTATGATGGAAAACCCGTGGGCACAGTGGCGGCAAGGGATCCGGCGGTTTCGGCATTGAATTACGACCAGGTGTTCACCCGGGATTTTGCCGTATCCGCCATTGCCTTTCTCTTAAACGGCAGAGCGGATGTTGTGAAAAACTTCCTCTCCATTGCGGTGGAGCTGCAGAGCCGGGAAAAGCAGTTGGACTGCTTCCGGGCCGGGGAAGGTTTGATGCCGGCAAGCTTCAAGGTGGACACGGATGCGTCCGGGAAAGAGCACCTCATCCCGGATTTCGGGGAAAAGGCGATTGCCCGGGTGGCGCCCGTAGATTCCGGATTCTGGTGGCTCTATATCCTGCGGGTTTATGTGAGTGCGACCGGCGACCGGGAGCTTTCAAGCCGCCCGGAATTTCAGCGGGCCATCCGGCTGATACTGGAACTGGCCCTTACCAACCGGTTTGATATGTTCCCCACCCTGTTTGTGCCGGACGGTTCATTCATGATCGACCGCCGCATGGGCGTATACGGCTATCCCATGGATATTCAGGCCCTATTTTACATGGCTTTGCGCGCGGCCCGGGAGCTTTTGGAAGCAGATGATGCGGAAAACGAGGTCTATGCGGAAGCCGTCCGGGAGCGGTTGGGGCATTTGACCTATCACATCCGCAATAATTACTGGATGGATTTCCGCCAGCTTTCTGCCATGTACCGCTACGCGGTGGAAGGCTACGGCGCGGACACGGTCAATCAGTTCAATATCTATCCGGATTCCATCCCGGACTGGCTGTTTGAATGGCTGCCCGCGGAGGCGGGCTATTTTGCCGGCAACCTGGGGCCGGGCCGGATGGATTTCCGGTTTTTTACCGCGGGCAATCTCATGGCGGTGATTTCATCCCTAGCGGATTCGGAAAAAGCGGATGCGGTGATGAATCTTTTCCAGGCCCGGTGGGCGGACCTGATCGGACATATGCCGGTTAAAGTCTGCTATCCGGCCATCACAGGAACCCATTGGGAGGCCGTGACCGGGTCTGATTTGAAAAACATTTCCTGGTCGTATCACAACGGCGGTGCCTGGCCCTTTTTGCTGTGGCTTTTGGCGGCGGCCGGGGTTAAAGCCGGCAGAGCAGAGGATTGCCGGAGCGCCCTGGAAATTGCGGAAAAGCGCCTGGAAGCCGACGAATGGCCGGAATATTACGACGGCAGAAAAAGCCGCCTGGTGGGCCGGGAAGCCCGGTGCTACCAGACATGGACCTGCGCGGGCTATGTCGCGGCCTTTTCCATTCTTCAATCACCGGAAAAGCTGGCGCCACTTGCATTTGAAACAGACAGTGATGTGATCGGATGTGCGATCCGGGTGGGGGAGCAGTATTAG
- a CDS encoding cyclase family protein, translating into MSEWIDISVPLRTGMASWPGDPPVRITRVSDMENGDGANLTQINMSAHSGTHVDAPLHFYENGKSIEEIPFSALIGPARVIEITDPELVREEVLAEENILPGERILFKTRNSTRNWPDEPFTADFVYLETDAARFLAESRVRTIGVDYLSVAGYGKNEAEAHRALLGAGIWVIEGLYMDAVSPGNYEMICLPIRLAESDGAPVRAVVRAL; encoded by the coding sequence ATGTCCGAATGGATTGACATTTCAGTCCCGCTGCGCACCGGTATGGCCTCCTGGCCGGGGGATCCGCCGGTGCGCATTACACGGGTCTCGGATATGGAAAACGGCGACGGCGCAAATCTTACCCAAATCAATATGAGCGCCCATTCCGGGACCCATGTGGACGCGCCGCTGCATTTCTATGAAAACGGAAAAAGTATTGAGGAAATCCCGTTTTCCGCATTGATCGGGCCGGCCCGGGTTATAGAGATCACCGACCCGGAATTAGTCCGGGAGGAAGTCCTGGCAGAAGAAAATATTCTGCCAGGCGAGCGGATTTTGTTTAAAACCCGTAATTCGACCCGAAACTGGCCGGATGAGCCGTTTACAGCCGACTTTGTTTACCTGGAAACAGATGCCGCCCGCTTTCTGGCCGAAAGCAGGGTTCGGACCATCGGTGTGGATTACCTGTCTGTCGCCGGGTATGGCAAAAACGAGGCCGAAGCGCACCGGGCGCTGCTCGGGGCCGGTATCTGGGTAATTGAAGGGCTTTACATGGACGCCGTTTCGCCCGGTAACTATGAAATGATCTGTCTGCCCATCCGGCTGGCAGAAAGCGACGGCGCCCCGGTAAGGGCGGTGGTGAGGGCCTTATAG
- a CDS encoding cytochrome P460 family protein has protein sequence MKKKISVLAVIFMAGFAVLAFQNTAHTGGGMPSPDADSVWSYITKTHDYTDWKFFPGYEGMYPGQSPHGAYLKLYANDAAYQAAKNGEPMPDGAILVKENYGKDKKSLMAITTMYKAAGYDPNADDWHWAKLGSDGSVMKAGKVAGCISCHESMGGGDYVVTEPK, from the coding sequence ATGAAAAAGAAAATCTCTGTACTTGCTGTTATTTTTATGGCCGGTTTTGCGGTGCTTGCCTTCCAGAACACCGCCCATACCGGCGGCGGCATGCCGTCTCCGGATGCGGATTCTGTATGGAGCTACATTACAAAGACCCATGACTACACGGATTGGAAATTCTTTCCGGGTTATGAAGGGATGTATCCGGGACAAAGCCCGCACGGGGCGTATTTGAAGCTCTATGCCAATGATGCGGCCTATCAGGCGGCCAAAAACGGTGAGCCCATGCCGGACGGGGCGATACTGGTCAAGGAAAATTATGGCAAGGACAAGAAGTCCTTGATGGCCATTACCACCATGTACAAGGCCGCCGGGTATGATCCCAATGCCGATGACTGGCACTGGGCGAAACTGGGGTCGGACGGCAGCGTCATGAAGGCCGGCAAGGTCGCGGGCTGCATTTCCTGCCACGAATCAATGGGCGGCGGCGACTACGTGGTGACCGAGCCGAAGTAG